One genomic window of Psychrobacillus sp. INOP01 includes the following:
- a CDS encoding ATP-binding cassette domain-containing protein, whose protein sequence is MKINQLIANNINKLDSVLPVDKSIGIAGLSGSGKTTFCQTIGEESKKRLVSLLPKAEYQYLFPNIMETNFSAIKMEEMPLVLFLGKSSISSNPRSTIGTHTGVFKDIRDTLAEKFNLSPEVFSFNNELGWCAACKGRGTTKNVECKKCEGKRYNPEVLQKRIELLDQPHSISDINNLSIESILSLAEVLHISEAKQHILKNIINMNIGYLTLNRIMGTLSGGELTRLYLAEFMAASENTVIIIDEISVGLDHQTLLKILEQIKRLGYKNQIWLIDHSDIVLDTTDEQLFFGPGSGKYGGKIVEESPRPKPITLERNKAMPIEYYHFHDLYSRNIQMAEIQIPKNRIVTFTGESGCGKSTLVNECIAKDFLKRYPKDKLVMVGQNRNQSITSRSTVATFLDIKRKLTKYSDDIDDIFLRSIEDIIDELPNEDIVHKRLSLLIKLGLGYLTLERKTQSLSNGEFQCVHLVSELFANSRNPHTLFIFDEPSKGLSQNILNQFIDSVRVILQDESVSIIMIEHNPYMLENADFIVDFGKRQLAPVEHLDVISHEDYYRQHNNKDSVATVQISSTINQQNGINYLKENHIAYFKNAENVYKGGILKSLSSMARLIYGEYESETIAPVIAIDLERHLYSQYSFLYEIGGLINHIVAAHPTNKDTRSFDFYYQGNHCPSCSGRGVIEKFDIDVVIQDKTVPFWEGLLHRDVMEVLKYYQYPKLEFLFEEIKNELGQDISKAYNDMTEQEKHTFLYGYWDKSFYDKAGKTQRTWAGFNNIIGMYMFISKSIIKEQMKASKEMITCPICEGSMLNHHKQLRFGDTDIREIIKQPIDQVLKTVGALPELVKLKAIVGGDMALTEDVSLLQRETQVALKMLELELASFAGYEMVLQNVLPFWDSIKGNIESICTNNLVSICDFDNINETRENIIDKYFTNGKYKKLTYVYEAFGYKKLVTQINKIKKSDPCPFCKGKKVITEDNLHDGVHKLTIPCVSCNAGGINDEGLQEVVEGISVETWLNGKVSDIVDESLYTEEVADIPIFNRIRELNKRDLMAVYECLEQNN, encoded by the coding sequence ATGAAAATAAATCAATTAATTGCTAACAATATTAACAAATTAGATTCAGTACTACCAGTAGATAAATCGATAGGAATAGCTGGTTTGTCTGGATCTGGCAAGACAACTTTTTGTCAAACTATTGGTGAAGAATCCAAGAAGCGTCTCGTTTCATTATTGCCAAAGGCAGAATATCAGTACTTATTTCCTAATATTATGGAAACTAATTTTAGTGCTATCAAGATGGAGGAAATGCCTTTAGTCCTTTTTCTTGGAAAATCATCCATTTCTTCCAATCCACGTTCAACAATTGGCACGCATACTGGAGTATTTAAAGATATTCGTGATACGCTTGCTGAAAAATTCAATCTTTCTCCAGAAGTTTTTTCATTTAATAATGAATTAGGTTGGTGTGCTGCGTGTAAAGGACGAGGTACTACCAAAAATGTCGAATGTAAAAAGTGTGAGGGGAAGCGCTATAATCCAGAAGTTCTGCAAAAAAGAATAGAATTATTGGATCAACCACATAGTATTTCTGATATTAACAACTTAAGTATTGAGTCAATTCTTTCATTAGCAGAAGTTTTACATATTAGCGAAGCGAAACAACATATCCTTAAAAATATTATCAATATGAATATTGGTTACTTAACATTAAATCGCATTATGGGTACATTATCAGGTGGAGAATTAACAAGACTTTACTTGGCTGAATTCATGGCAGCAAGTGAAAATACAGTTATTATAATCGATGAAATCTCAGTGGGTCTTGATCACCAAACACTATTGAAAATTTTAGAACAGATTAAACGATTAGGCTATAAAAATCAAATTTGGCTCATTGATCATTCAGACATAGTCCTCGACACAACAGATGAGCAATTGTTCTTTGGGCCAGGTAGTGGTAAATACGGTGGGAAAATTGTGGAAGAATCCCCACGTCCAAAACCAATCACTTTGGAACGAAATAAGGCAATGCCAATAGAATACTATCATTTTCATGATCTTTACAGTCGTAATATTCAAATGGCTGAAATTCAAATTCCCAAAAATAGAATTGTCACTTTTACGGGAGAGTCTGGATGTGGTAAATCTACACTTGTCAATGAGTGTATAGCCAAAGATTTTCTGAAGAGATATCCAAAAGATAAACTTGTAATGGTGGGGCAAAATCGAAACCAATCGATTACCAGTCGGTCAACAGTTGCAACTTTTCTTGATATTAAAAGGAAACTCACAAAATATAGTGATGATATTGATGATATTTTTCTGCGCTCGATTGAAGATATTATTGATGAACTGCCAAATGAAGACATCGTTCATAAACGCTTGAGCTTATTGATCAAACTAGGACTTGGTTATTTGACGTTGGAAAGAAAAACACAGTCCTTATCGAATGGTGAATTTCAATGTGTTCATTTAGTTTCTGAGCTGTTTGCCAACTCTAGAAACCCACATACGCTTTTTATATTTGATGAGCCTTCAAAAGGTTTATCACAAAACATTTTAAATCAATTCATTGATAGTGTCAGGGTAATTCTGCAGGATGAATCTGTATCAATAATAATGATTGAACATAATCCATATATGCTAGAAAACGCTGATTTTATCGTTGATTTTGGTAAAAGACAGCTTGCACCTGTGGAGCATCTTGACGTAATTAGTCATGAAGATTATTATCGTCAACATAACAACAAGGATAGCGTTGCTACAGTGCAAATTTCTTCAACTATCAATCAACAAAATGGAATTAACTACCTAAAAGAAAATCATATTGCATATTTTAAAAATGCAGAAAACGTCTATAAGGGCGGAATATTAAAAAGCTTATCATCAATGGCTCGGTTGATATATGGTGAATATGAATCTGAAACAATTGCACCTGTCATCGCCATTGATCTGGAACGTCACTTGTATAGTCAATATAGTTTTCTCTATGAAATCGGCGGTCTTATCAACCATATTGTGGCAGCGCATCCGACCAATAAAGATACGAGGAGCTTCGATTTCTATTATCAAGGGAATCATTGTCCAAGTTGTTCTGGCCGCGGTGTGATAGAAAAATTTGATATTGATGTTGTTATTCAGGACAAGACCGTACCATTCTGGGAAGGCCTTTTGCATCGTGACGTGATGGAGGTATTAAAATATTACCAATATCCAAAATTAGAGTTCCTATTTGAAGAGATAAAAAATGAACTTGGTCAAGATATTAGTAAGGCCTATAATGACATGACAGAACAAGAAAAGCATACGTTTTTATACGGGTATTGGGACAAGTCATTTTATGATAAAGCTGGTAAGACACAGAGGACATGGGCAGGCTTTAATAACATAATTGGGATGTATATGTTCATTTCAAAATCGATTATTAAAGAGCAAATGAAAGCATCTAAAGAGATGATTACATGTCCGATTTGCGAAGGTTCTATGTTAAACCATCATAAACAGCTCAGATTTGGAGATACGGATATTCGTGAGATTATAAAGCAGCCGATTGACCAAGTTTTGAAAACAGTAGGAGCGTTACCCGAACTGGTAAAATTGAAGGCTATTGTAGGCGGCGATATGGCTTTAACGGAAGATGTCTCACTGTTGCAAAGGGAAACACAAGTCGCCCTGAAAATGCTTGAATTAGAACTAGCAAGCTTTGCTGGCTATGAAATGGTTCTGCAAAACGTATTACCATTCTGGGATAGCATCAAAGGCAATATTGAATCTATCTGTACTAATAACCTGGTAAGCATCTGTGATTTTGACAATATCAATGAGACAAGAGAAAACATTATTGATAAGTATTTCACAAATGGAAAATACAAAAAACTAACATATGTTTATGAAGCATTTGGTTACAAAAAACTTGTTACTCAAATTAATAAAATAAAGAAAAGTGATCCATGCCCATTCTGTAAAGGAAAGAAAGTCATAACTGAAGATAATCTACATGACGGCGTGCATAAATTAACGATACCTTGTGTGAGTTGTAATGCAGGTGGAATCAATGATGAGGGACTTCAGGAAGTTGTTGAAGGCATTTCAGTAGAGACATGGCTAAATGGTAAAGTCAGTGATATTGTTGATGAAAGCTTATATACAGAGGAAGTTGCTGATATACCAATCTTCAATCGCATACGTGAGTTAAATAAACGAGATTTAATGGCGGTTTATGAGTGCCTGGAGCAAAATAATTAA
- a CDS encoding SRPBCC domain-containing protein: MKPDVSLDFQYTSSIEQVWSALTDSDTLTKWIWKNDFKPVVGQKFQFRAEPSEWWDGIVDGEVLEVDEPHKLSYTWISAGEITTVTWTLSKGPDGTINLHLDQTGFSEETKAREGAIEGAKYGWTNMADKLEKVLAEL; encoded by the coding sequence ATGAAACCAGATGTATCACTAGACTTTCAATATACAAGTTCAATCGAGCAGGTGTGGAGCGCTTTAACAGATTCGGATACACTTACAAAATGGATATGGAAAAATGATTTTAAGCCAGTTGTTGGACAGAAGTTTCAATTCAGAGCAGAGCCAAGTGAATGGTGGGATGGCATTGTAGATGGTGAAGTACTTGAAGTGGACGAGCCACATAAATTATCTTACACATGGATAAGTGCCGGTGAAATCACTACTGTGACATGGACTTTGAGTAAAGGTCCAGATGGAACTATTAATCTACATCTTGATCAAACTGGTTTCAGTGAAGAAACAAAAGCTCGCGAAGGAGCAATAGAAGGAGCTAAATATGGCTGGACCAACATGGCTGACAAGCTCGAAAAAGTGTTAGCAGAACTGTAA
- a CDS encoding helix-turn-helix transcriptional regulator: MNGTGPIRDVYEAVADPTRRKLLRMLADVEELPLHEITFHFQMGRTAVSKHLAILKDAGLVTHRKVGRETRYRLNATPLREIQDWVSFYEGFWKERMIKLNLLLEEKK; this comes from the coding sequence TTGAACGGGACAGGACCAATCAGAGATGTTTATGAGGCTGTTGCCGATCCAACAAGGCGAAAATTACTTCGGATGTTGGCAGATGTTGAAGAATTACCCCTACATGAGATAACGTTCCATTTTCAAATGGGTCGTACAGCTGTCTCTAAGCATTTGGCAATCCTGAAAGATGCAGGTCTCGTAACACACCGAAAGGTCGGCAGAGAAACGCGTTATCGGTTGAATGCCACTCCGCTTCGAGAAATACAAGACTGGGTATCTTTTTACGAAGGATTCTGGAAAGAAAGAATGATTAAATTAAATCTTTTATTGGAGGAAAAAAAATGA
- a CDS encoding helix-turn-helix transcriptional regulator has product MAIIINIDVMLAKRKMSVTELSERVGITMANLSILKNGKAKAVRLSTLEAICKALECQPGDLLEYNGEEDTQG; this is encoded by the coding sequence ATGGCAATTATTATCAATATTGACGTGATGCTCGCTAAACGGAAAATGAGTGTGACGGAGCTTTCAGAAAGAGTTGGGATAACGATGGCTAACCTTTCTATCTTGAAAAATGGAAAAGCAAAAGCTGTTCGATTATCCACATTAGAGGCAATTTGCAAAGCCCTAGAATGTCAGCCAGGAGATCTATTAGAATACAACGGAGAAGAAGACACTCAAGGATAA
- a CDS encoding DUF2975 domain-containing protein, producing the protein MKRGSTLFLKVAVILIGIPVLAMCLFLLPQIANEANEAAERGSDLAFVVYGILMVMYVSAVPFYFALYQSFNLLSFIDKNHAFSELSVRALWKIKNCAIIISGLYVVALPFVYIMAEVDDAPGLIIVGMIPIFASMVVSVFAAVLQRLLKDAIDIKEENDLIV; encoded by the coding sequence ATGAAACGAGGATCAACACTTTTTTTAAAGGTAGCTGTTATTCTTATTGGAATCCCCGTTCTTGCTATGTGTCTTTTTCTGTTGCCTCAGATAGCTAACGAAGCAAATGAAGCAGCTGAGAGAGGTTCAGATTTGGCTTTTGTAGTATATGGTATTTTAATGGTTATGTATGTTTCGGCTGTCCCATTTTACTTTGCTCTGTATCAATCTTTTAACCTTTTAAGCTTTATTGACAAGAACCATGCTTTCTCGGAATTATCTGTAAGAGCTCTATGGAAAATAAAAAACTGTGCCATCATAATAAGTGGCTTGTATGTGGTAGCCCTCCCATTCGTCTATATCATGGCAGAGGTGGATGACGCCCCAGGTCTAATAATCGTCGGAATGATACCTATTTTTGCTTCCATGGTGGTTTCCGTCTTTGCTGCTGTTCTTCAAAGGCTTTTGAAAGATGCCATAGATATAAAAGAGGAAAATGATTTAATAGTCTGA